A DNA window from Streptomyces canus contains the following coding sequences:
- a CDS encoding sensor histidine kinase yields the protein MNRQLIRSYILLVAVAIFLFTVPVAFTLTKQLRDDTRQSVLREANTMALLLSNGTSTSCEALTEVARTYGDVQATPTANCDPELPVPAADAALKRAVEKKESTTDWGSDFVWGRHLTVTVPAKDDAAVRIVYSTSDMTRRLWQIWGFRAALAVLVLAAAAVIGAYAARRITAPLRELNAMASKFSDGDLTARSPVTGPPETQTLARTLNQGAERLDTLVASQRIFVADASHQLRTPLTALRLSLDNIADGVDDEFVREDVEQATAEVVRMSRLVNGLLVLARAEAKVTAAEPLPLREIVDERLTVWRPAADERGVTIALRGSVVDDRPSVLASPGHLDQVLDNVLSNALEVSPDGGRITVEVESRADAVVLSVLDEGPGMPDADKSRAFDRFWRGQGLTGRSGSGLGLAVVKQLVTDDGGTVALADAPGGGLKVEISLRASPRSGG from the coding sequence ATGAACCGCCAGCTCATCCGGAGCTACATCCTGCTGGTCGCGGTGGCCATCTTCCTGTTCACCGTCCCGGTCGCCTTCACGCTCACCAAGCAGTTGCGGGACGACACCAGACAGTCGGTCCTGCGCGAGGCGAACACCATGGCGCTGCTGCTGAGCAACGGCACCAGTACCTCGTGCGAGGCCCTGACCGAGGTGGCCAGGACGTACGGCGACGTCCAGGCGACCCCCACCGCGAACTGCGACCCCGAGCTGCCGGTTCCTGCCGCGGACGCGGCACTGAAGCGGGCCGTGGAGAAGAAGGAATCGACGACCGACTGGGGTTCCGACTTCGTCTGGGGCAGACACCTGACGGTCACCGTCCCCGCGAAGGACGACGCTGCCGTACGGATCGTCTACTCGACCTCGGACATGACCAGGCGCCTGTGGCAGATCTGGGGCTTCCGGGCCGCTCTCGCCGTGCTGGTGCTGGCCGCGGCCGCCGTGATCGGGGCGTACGCCGCCCGCCGTATCACCGCCCCCCTGCGCGAACTCAACGCGATGGCCAGCAAGTTCAGCGACGGCGATCTGACCGCGCGGTCCCCGGTGACGGGCCCGCCGGAGACGCAGACGCTCGCCCGCACCCTGAACCAGGGCGCGGAACGCCTGGACACGCTGGTGGCCTCGCAGCGGATCTTCGTGGCGGACGCGTCTCATCAACTGCGGACGCCCTTGACCGCGTTGCGGCTGTCGCTGGACAACATCGCGGACGGGGTGGACGACGAGTTCGTACGGGAGGACGTGGAGCAGGCGACGGCGGAAGTGGTCCGTATGAGCCGTCTGGTCAACGGCCTTCTCGTCCTCGCCCGTGCGGAGGCGAAGGTGACGGCCGCGGAGCCGTTGCCGCTCAGGGAGATCGTGGACGAACGGCTGACGGTGTGGAGGCCGGCCGCCGACGAGCGCGGGGTCACCATCGCGCTCAGGGGGAGTGTTGTCGACGACCGGCCGTCTGTGCTGGCCAGCCCCGGTCATCTCGACCAGGTGCTGGACAACGTGCTCTCGAACGCCCTGGAGGTCTCGCCGGACGGCGGGCGGATCACCGTCGAGGTCGAGTCCCGGGCGGACGCGGTGGTGCTGTCGGTGCTCGACGAGGGACCCGGCATGCCCGACGCCGACAAGTCCCGCGCCTTCGACCGCTTCTGGCGCGGCCAGGGCCTGACCGGACGCTCCGGCTCGGGGCTCGGCCTCGCCGTCGTCAAGCAGCTGGTGACCGACGACGGCGGAACCGTGGCGCTGGCGGACGCGCCGGGGGGCGGGCTGAAGGTGGAGATCAGCCTTCGGGCATCGCCGAGGAGTGGTGGTTGA
- a CDS encoding aspartate kinase has product MGLVVQKYGGSSVADAEGIKRVAKRIVEAKKNGHQVVVVVSAMGDTTDELIDLAEQVSPMPAGREFDMLLTAGERISMALLAMAIKNLGHEAQSFTGSQAGVITDSVHNKARIIDVTPGRIRTALDEGNIAIVAGFQGVSQDKKDITTLGRGGSDTTAVALAAALDAEVCEIYTDVDGVFTADPRVVKKAKKIDWISFEDMLELAASGSKVLLHRCVEYARRYNIPIHVRSSFSGLQGTWVSSEPIEQGDKKVEQAIISGVAHDTSEAKVTVVGVPDKPGEAAVIFRTISDAEINIDMIVQNVSAASTGLTDISFTLPKAEGRKAIDALEKNKAGIGFDSLRYDDQIGKISLVGAGMKTNPGVTADFFTALSDAGVNIELISTSEIRISVVTRADDVPEAVRAVHSAFGLDSDSDEAVVYGGTGR; this is encoded by the coding sequence GTGGGCCTTGTCGTGCAGAAGTACGGAGGCTCCTCCGTAGCCGATGCCGAAGGCATCAAGCGCGTCGCCAAGCGAATCGTCGAAGCGAAGAAGAACGGCCACCAGGTGGTCGTCGTCGTTTCCGCGATGGGCGACACGACGGACGAGCTGATCGATCTCGCCGAGCAGGTATCTCCCATGCCTGCCGGGCGTGAGTTCGACATGCTGCTGACCGCCGGAGAGCGTATCTCCATGGCTCTGCTGGCCATGGCGATCAAAAACCTGGGCCACGAGGCCCAGTCCTTCACCGGCAGCCAGGCAGGCGTCATCACCGACTCGGTCCACAACAAAGCCCGGATCATCGACGTCACGCCGGGCCGGATCCGCACGGCCCTCGACGAGGGCAACATCGCCATCGTCGCCGGCTTCCAGGGCGTCAGCCAGGACAAGAAGGACATCACCACGCTCGGGCGCGGTGGCTCCGACACCACGGCCGTCGCCCTCGCCGCCGCGCTCGACGCCGAGGTGTGCGAGATCTACACCGACGTCGACGGCGTGTTCACCGCCGACCCGCGGGTGGTGAAGAAGGCGAAGAAGATCGACTGGATCTCCTTCGAGGACATGCTGGAGCTCGCCGCCTCCGGCTCGAAGGTGCTGCTCCACCGCTGTGTGGAGTACGCCCGTCGCTACAACATCCCGATCCATGTGCGGTCGTCCTTCAGCGGACTTCAGGGCACGTGGGTCAGCAGTGAGCCGATCGAGCAAGGGGACAAGAAGGTGGAGCAGGCCATCATCTCCGGTGTCGCGCACGACACCTCCGAGGCCAAGGTCACGGTCGTCGGCGTGCCCGACAAGCCGGGCGAGGCCGCCGTGATCTTCCGCACGATCTCGGACGCCGAGATCAACATCGACATGATCGTGCAGAACGTCTCCGCCGCCTCCACCGGGCTGACGGACATCTCCTTCACGCTCCCCAAGGCCGAGGGCCGCAAGGCCATCGACGCCCTGGAGAAGAACAAGGCCGGCATCGGCTTCGACTCGCTGCGCTACGACGACCAGATCGGCAAGATCTCGCTCGTGGGCGCGGGCATGAAGACCAACCCGGGTGTCACGGCCGACTTCTTCACCGCCCTGTCCGACGCCGGCGTGAACATCGAGCTGATCTCGACCTCCGAGATCCGTATCTCGGTCGTCACCCGCGCCGACGACGTGCCCGAGGCGGTCCGCGCCGTGCACAGCGCCTTCGGGCTCGACTCCGACAGCGACGAGGCCGTGGTCTACGGAGGCACCGGGCGATGA
- a CDS encoding SgcJ/EcaC family oxidoreductase encodes MTRRSIPKRAAIVTAAALAAVGTFAAGVSLAGSQDEAEPSKKQIAGLFDTWNAALQTGDSEKVADLYAKDAVLLPTVSNKIRTDRAEIVDYFDHFLENKPVGTKVETIVDVLDSNTAIDTGVYEFTLTDPENGKKRVVKARYTYEYEKRGGQWKIVNHHSSAMPEG; translated from the coding sequence ATGACCCGTCGTTCCATACCCAAGCGCGCAGCCATCGTCACCGCCGCCGCCCTGGCCGCCGTGGGCACCTTCGCCGCCGGTGTCAGCCTTGCGGGGTCGCAGGACGAGGCCGAGCCGTCCAAGAAGCAGATCGCCGGCCTCTTCGACACCTGGAACGCCGCGCTGCAGACCGGTGACTCGGAGAAGGTCGCGGACCTGTACGCCAAGGACGCGGTCCTCCTGCCCACTGTCTCCAACAAGATCCGCACCGACCGCGCCGAGATCGTCGACTACTTCGACCACTTCCTGGAGAACAAGCCGGTCGGCACGAAGGTCGAGACGATCGTCGACGTGCTCGACAGCAACACCGCGATCGACACGGGCGTGTACGAGTTCACGCTCACCGACCCCGAGAACGGCAAGAAGAGAGTCGTCAAGGCCCGCTACACGTACGAGTACGAGAAGCGGGGCGGCCAGTGGAAGATCGTCAACCACCACTCCTCGGCGATGCCCGAAGGCTGA
- a CDS encoding response regulator transcription factor, whose amino-acid sequence MRVLLVEDDEPVAQSLRRGLIRYGFEVEWVSTGGAALSHEGPYDVVLLDLGLPDTDGLDVCKALRERGDVPIIVISARSDETDRVVGLELGADDYVSKPFGVREVIARIRAVMRRVQPRGEAAAAGPDAYGSRLTIDRKAARVHLDGEEVSLAPKEYGLLSFLTEEPGALMSREQIMEAVWDANWFGPTKTLDVHVAALRRKLAGAVVIEAVRGVGFRLEIAEDDGVS is encoded by the coding sequence GTGCGCGTACTCCTGGTGGAAGACGATGAACCGGTCGCCCAGTCCCTGAGACGTGGCCTGATCCGGTACGGGTTCGAGGTCGAGTGGGTCTCCACCGGCGGTGCCGCGCTGAGCCACGAGGGCCCCTACGACGTCGTACTCCTCGATCTCGGTCTGCCCGACACCGACGGCCTCGACGTGTGCAAGGCGCTGCGCGAGCGCGGTGACGTGCCGATCATCGTGATCAGCGCGCGCAGCGACGAGACGGACCGGGTGGTCGGCCTGGAGCTCGGAGCCGACGACTACGTGTCCAAGCCGTTCGGGGTCCGTGAGGTCATCGCGCGCATACGAGCCGTGATGCGGCGCGTCCAGCCCCGTGGCGAGGCCGCCGCGGCGGGCCCCGACGCGTACGGCTCCCGCCTCACCATCGACCGCAAGGCCGCCCGGGTCCACCTCGACGGCGAGGAGGTGTCCCTGGCGCCCAAGGAGTACGGCCTGCTGTCCTTCCTCACCGAGGAGCCGGGTGCGCTGATGTCGCGCGAGCAGATCATGGAGGCGGTCTGGGACGCGAACTGGTTCGGGCCGACCAAGACACTGGACGTGCATGTGGCGGCGCTGCGGCGCAAGCTCGCCGGGGCGGTCGTCATCGAGGCGGTCCGGGGAGTGGGCTTCCGGCTGGAGATCGCCGAGGACGACGGGGTTTCATGA
- a CDS encoding sulfite exporter TauE/SafE family protein, whose translation MTVTADVLLTGIVLLGSSVQWLTGMGFALVAVPALILLLGPAQGVVLANCAAGVICLVGLAGGWRLVRPRAMVPLCAAAACTVPAGTWVTHQLPQPWLLLVMGGLVTAAVLLVMRGARVAALRGTRGAVFAGAAGGFMNSAAGVGGPPFSLYAVNAGWTVREFVPNAMFYGVIVNAFSVASNGVSGLSGVQWLLVIGAMGAGGLVGRGLASRIPERRARLLVLLLALTGGITAVGKGLWGL comes from the coding sequence ATGACCGTGACGGCGGATGTGCTTCTGACGGGAATCGTGCTGCTCGGCTCCTCGGTGCAGTGGCTCACGGGAATGGGCTTCGCCCTGGTCGCCGTACCCGCGCTGATCCTGCTGCTCGGTCCGGCACAAGGAGTCGTCCTGGCCAACTGCGCGGCCGGGGTGATCTGTCTCGTGGGATTGGCCGGCGGGTGGCGGCTGGTACGGCCGCGGGCGATGGTGCCCCTGTGCGCAGCGGCGGCCTGCACGGTCCCGGCGGGCACCTGGGTGACCCACCAACTCCCGCAACCCTGGCTCCTGTTGGTCATGGGCGGCCTGGTGACGGCGGCGGTGCTCCTCGTCATGCGCGGTGCCCGGGTGGCCGCTCTGCGCGGCACCCGAGGCGCCGTGTTCGCGGGCGCGGCGGGCGGGTTCATGAACTCGGCGGCGGGGGTGGGCGGCCCGCCGTTCTCGCTCTACGCCGTCAACGCGGGCTGGACGGTACGGGAGTTCGTCCCGAACGCGATGTTCTACGGCGTGATCGTGAACGCGTTCTCGGTGGCGTCGAACGGGGTGTCGGGGCTCAGTGGAGTGCAGTGGCTTCTGGTGATCGGGGCGATGGGAGCGGGCGGGCTGGTCGGCAGAGGGCTCGCGTCCCGGATACCGGAGAGACGGGCCCGCCTGCTGGTGCTGCTCCTGGCCCTGACGGGCGGGATCACGGCCGTGGGAAAGGGACTGTGGGGCCTGTGA
- a CDS encoding SigE family RNA polymerase sigma factor produces MAQVLDFPAAPSGAAVLRPRRPGAPGGMPVIAPMPAARPARIPSQRDGAEDVAAAGTTVDHLTETYRAHYRSLLGLAALLLDDTASCEDVVQEAFIRVHSARKRVRDPQKTLAYLRQTVVNLSRSALRRRILGLKLLSKPMPDMASAEEGAYDQLERDSLIKAMKGLQRRQREVLVLRYFADMTEAQVADTLGISLGSVKAYGSRGIAALRIAMEEPV; encoded by the coding sequence GTGGCTCAGGTACTCGACTTCCCTGCCGCGCCGAGCGGCGCGGCTGTCCTCCGGCCCCGCAGGCCCGGGGCGCCCGGTGGCATGCCGGTGATCGCGCCCATGCCCGCAGCGCGGCCCGCCCGCATACCCAGCCAGCGTGACGGCGCCGAGGACGTGGCGGCAGCCGGGACCACCGTCGACCACCTCACCGAGACCTACCGGGCGCACTACCGCTCGCTGCTGGGTCTCGCCGCTCTCCTGCTCGACGACACCGCCTCCTGCGAGGACGTCGTCCAGGAGGCCTTCATCCGCGTCCACTCGGCACGCAAACGCGTCCGCGACCCGCAGAAGACCCTCGCGTACCTGCGGCAGACGGTCGTCAACCTTTCCCGCTCGGCCCTGCGCCGGCGCATCCTCGGACTCAAGTTGCTGTCCAAGCCGATGCCCGACATGGCGAGCGCCGAGGAGGGGGCGTACGACCAGCTGGAGCGCGACTCGCTCATCAAGGCGATGAAGGGCCTGCAGCGCCGCCAGCGCGAGGTACTGGTTCTGCGCTACTTCGCGGACATGACCGAGGCCCAGGTCGCCGACACCCTCGGCATCTCCCTGGGCTCCGTGAAGGCGTACGGCTCCCGCGGGATCGCCGCGCTGCGGATCGCGATGGAGGAGCCGGTGTGA
- a CDS encoding SsgA family sporulation/cell division regulator yields MHVTLQQPTGARLITATDQELAIPATLRYTSADPPAAHIDFPPHVTVDGEAATWTFARALLGEGLRAPAGLGNVRVRPAGSAHTYVEFHASQGMAVLRFATSDLTRFLARTYTIVAAGEETVSAEPDHGLVALYGGRV; encoded by the coding sequence ATGCACGTCACCCTCCAGCAGCCCACAGGCGCCCGCCTGATCACGGCCACGGACCAGGAACTCGCGATCCCCGCGACCCTGCGCTACACCTCCGCCGACCCGCCGGCCGCGCACATCGACTTCCCGCCGCATGTCACGGTCGACGGCGAGGCCGCGACGTGGACCTTCGCGAGAGCGCTGCTCGGCGAGGGACTGCGAGCGCCGGCGGGCCTCGGCAACGTCCGTGTCCGTCCGGCCGGTTCGGCCCACACGTACGTCGAGTTCCACGCGTCGCAGGGCATGGCCGTCCTCAGATTCGCCACGTCGGACCTGACGCGCTTCCTGGCCCGCACGTACACGATCGTCGCCGCGGGCGAGGAGACCGTGAGCGCGGAACCGGACCACGGGCTGGTGGCGCTGTACGGGGGGCGGGTGTGA
- a CDS encoding aspartate-semialdehyde dehydrogenase, producing MSLRPTLAVVGATGAVGTVMLQILSQHADIWGEIRLIASPRSAGRKLAVRGEQVEVVALSEEAFDGVDVAMFDVPDEVAAQWAPVAAARGAVVVDNSGAFRMDPDVPLVVPEVNAHAARMRPRGIIANPNCTTLSMIVALGALHAEFGLRELVVSSYQAVSGAGRAGVETLRRQLSMVAGTELGTHPGDVRRAVGDHTGPFPEPVALNVVPWAGSLREDGWSSEEMKVRDESRKILGLPALPVAVTCVRVPVVTVHSLTVHARFEGEVTVRKAREILATAPGVVLFDDPAAGEFPTPADVVGTDPTWVGRVRRALDDPTALELFVCGDNLRKGAALNTAQIAELVAAELV from the coding sequence ATGAGCCTTCGCCCGACGCTCGCGGTCGTGGGCGCGACCGGAGCCGTCGGCACGGTCATGCTCCAGATCCTGTCCCAGCACGCGGACATCTGGGGCGAGATCCGACTGATCGCCTCCCCGCGCTCGGCCGGCCGCAAGCTGGCCGTGCGCGGGGAGCAGGTCGAGGTGGTGGCCCTGTCGGAGGAGGCCTTCGACGGGGTCGACGTCGCCATGTTCGACGTACCCGACGAGGTGGCCGCGCAGTGGGCGCCGGTCGCCGCTGCCCGCGGTGCCGTCGTCGTGGACAACTCCGGCGCCTTCCGGATGGACCCGGACGTGCCCCTCGTCGTCCCCGAGGTCAATGCGCACGCGGCCCGGATGCGGCCGCGCGGGATCATCGCCAACCCCAACTGCACGACCCTCTCCATGATCGTGGCTCTGGGCGCGCTGCACGCCGAGTTCGGGCTGCGGGAGCTGGTGGTGTCCTCGTACCAGGCGGTGAGCGGCGCCGGCCGGGCGGGTGTCGAGACCCTGAGGCGGCAGCTGTCCATGGTCGCGGGCACCGAGCTCGGGACGCACCCCGGTGACGTACGGCGGGCCGTCGGCGACCACACCGGGCCGTTCCCGGAGCCGGTCGCCCTCAACGTCGTACCGTGGGCCGGTTCCCTGCGCGAGGACGGCTGGTCCTCGGAGGAGATGAAGGTGCGGGACGAGTCCCGCAAGATCCTGGGCCTGCCCGCGCTGCCGGTCGCCGTGACCTGTGTGCGGGTCCCGGTGGTCACCGTGCACTCCCTCACCGTCCACGCCCGCTTCGAGGGCGAGGTCACCGTCCGCAAGGCGCGCGAGATCCTCGCGACCGCCCCCGGGGTCGTCCTCTTCGACGACCCGGCTGCCGGGGAGTTCCCCACGCCCGCCGATGTCGTCGGCACCGATCCCACCTGGGTGGGGCGGGTGCGGCGGGCGCTCGACGACCCCACCGCGCTCGAGCTCTTCGTGTGCGGGGACAACCTGCGCAAGGGTGCCGCCCTCAACACCGCGCAGATCGCCGAGCTCGTGGCGGCCGAGCTGGTGTGA